From Flavobacterium alkalisoli, the proteins below share one genomic window:
- a CDS encoding SusC/RagA family TonB-linked outer membrane protein, with amino-acid sequence MKNFILGVFLMLGGYITYAQEITGKVVDESGLPIPDVYIVATQSNTSTVADLDGNFTITAKEGEPLTFSMLGFDTMTVNASTGMSVTLKPSADSTLEEVVVVGYGTTKRSDLTGAVGTVKAEQFAKQPQYNAMGSIQGKIAGVNIINNDAPGATPTVRVRGLGTAVGGSSPLYVVDGIVVGSIDNINPGDILTMDVLKDASSAAIYGSNAANGVILITTKKGKSGTMKISASSSYAVKSLLNKVEMANSSQYVTYFNENLTFQGRTSGFLQENQPYDTDWLDETTDLGKTTINSIAISGGSDNADYYVSYNNYSEDGILDNQKIARNTLRSNTSFKVLDNRLKLSQNVTYAHTRINPKPFGAFNDAYRQAPIVPTHYDNGAFGQAFYNTTTGMVGYVAGDGESIGRLNSIGNPLANVYYQNEETNVDYLQGMFDAELKVTNWLKVNSRLGLTKSFAKTRTFSDIKGIWLTNDPTRTEQQFIDNQIANPESVTWANNSLEYKNVESFRYNWDTFFTINKSFENHNFTVIGGITKDKRNDVYTARVKDWNVPYEEQYWNIDQSQGYTAEASQFYSTPIHLLSYFGRVEYNYNEKYLVTANIRRDGNSNFKENAEYWGTFPSFSAGWVLSKEDFLSNVSFVNFLKIRGGYGEIGNASVPFNLTTLRSGNNSGSYNYVLGPNQDMVFGSYYSSPALPISWETTKEWNAGVDFELLNRRLTGSLDYYHRLTDGANLLINPVLNSAASTAFYDEACDILNEGFEIGLNWRDTLGDDFNYFIGGTFANNKNTVQNVKPAYDGYTGGSLANGQITKRLTEGQPIYSWWMYEADGVWQTQEEIDANPHIAGAQPGHLKYKDQNGDGRIDDADKKTFGSYIPTFTYGINVGFNYKNIDFSVDGYGVGGNKVYNGLKGTRIDGGENFPVDMFDGRWTGPGTSNSTPGANRDSRASSYYLEDGDYFRINNITVGYTFRELFKGIESVRVYGTAQNPFLFTKYSGFTPEINSNGLPGETTGIELSAYPNTKSFIFGVSLTL; translated from the coding sequence ATGAAAAACTTTATTCTTGGAGTATTTCTTATGCTTGGTGGTTATATAACCTATGCACAGGAAATAACAGGAAAGGTAGTGGATGAAAGCGGTCTGCCTATTCCTGATGTTTATATTGTGGCCACACAATCTAACACAAGTACAGTTGCCGATTTAGATGGTAATTTTACCATTACGGCAAAAGAAGGGGAGCCCCTTACGTTTTCAATGCTTGGATTTGATACAATGACAGTAAATGCTTCAACTGGCATGTCTGTTACATTGAAACCAAGTGCCGACTCTACACTTGAAGAGGTGGTAGTTGTAGGTTACGGTACTACAAAAAGATCTGACTTAACAGGTGCTGTAGGTACAGTTAAGGCAGAGCAGTTTGCAAAACAGCCTCAGTACAATGCAATGGGTTCTATTCAGGGTAAAATTGCCGGTGTTAACATTATTAATAATGATGCTCCGGGTGCCACTCCAACTGTACGAGTTAGAGGTTTAGGTACGGCTGTGGGTGGAAGTAGTCCTTTATATGTTGTAGACGGTATCGTTGTGGGTAGTATTGATAATATTAACCCGGGCGATATCCTTACTATGGATGTACTTAAAGATGCTTCATCTGCTGCAATTTACGGTTCTAATGCTGCAAACGGTGTAATCCTTATTACTACTAAAAAAGGAAAATCAGGAACAATGAAAATTTCTGCAAGTTCATCTTATGCAGTAAAATCATTGCTTAACAAAGTTGAAATGGCAAATTCAAGCCAGTATGTAACTTATTTTAATGAAAATCTTACTTTCCAGGGAAGAACCTCAGGATTCTTACAGGAAAATCAGCCGTATGATACTGACTGGTTAGATGAGACTACTGATTTAGGTAAAACTACAATCAACAGCATTGCTATTTCAGGAGGTAGTGACAATGCAGATTATTATGTAAGTTATAACAACTATTCTGAAGACGGTATTCTTGATAATCAAAAGATTGCAAGAAACACTTTACGCTCTAATACTTCATTTAAGGTATTAGATAACAGGCTTAAACTAAGCCAAAATGTTACTTATGCTCATACAAGAATAAACCCTAAACCTTTTGGTGCGTTTAATGATGCTTACAGACAGGCTCCTATAGTACCTACTCATTATGATAATGGTGCTTTTGGTCAGGCTTTCTATAATACAACAACAGGTATGGTTGGTTATGTTGCCGGAGACGGTGAAAGTATAGGTAGACTAAACTCTATAGGTAACCCTCTTGCTAATGTATATTACCAAAATGAAGAAACTAATGTAGATTATCTTCAGGGTATGTTTGATGCAGAGTTAAAGGTTACTAATTGGTTAAAAGTTAACTCAAGGCTGGGACTTACTAAGAGTTTTGCTAAAACAAGAACTTTTAGCGATATTAAAGGTATTTGGTTAACAAATGACCCAACAAGAACTGAGCAGCAGTTTATTGATAATCAAATTGCAAACCCAGAATCTGTAACATGGGCAAACAACTCATTAGAATATAAAAATGTAGAAAGTTTCCGTTACAACTGGGATACCTTCTTTACAATTAACAAGTCTTTTGAGAACCATAATTTTACAGTTATAGGTGGTATTACTAAAGATAAGAGAAATGATGTTTATACTGCAAGGGTAAAAGACTGGAATGTACCTTATGAAGAGCAATATTGGAATATAGACCAATCTCAGGGATATACAGCCGAAGCATCACAATTCTACAGTACGCCAATTCATTTACTTTCTTATTTTGGCCGTGTTGAGTATAATTATAATGAAAAGTATTTAGTTACTGCTAATATAAGAAGAGACGGTAACAGTAATTTTAAAGAAAATGCAGAATACTGGGGTACATTCCCTTCTTTCTCTGCAGGATGGGTACTTTCAAAAGAAGACTTCCTAAGCAATGTAAGTTTTGTTAACTTCCTTAAAATAAGAGGTGGATATGGTGAAATTGGTAATGCAAGTGTTCCTTTCAATTTAACAACTCTTAGATCAGGAAACAATAGTGGTTCATACAATTATGTATTAGGACCAAACCAGGATATGGTATTTGGTAGTTATTATTCTTCCCCGGCTTTACCTATATCATGGGAAACTACAAAAGAGTGGAATGCCGGTGTTGATTTTGAATTACTTAACAGAAGACTTACAGGTAGTTTAGACTACTACCACAGGCTTACAGATGGTGCAAACTTATTAATCAATCCTGTCCTTAATTCTGCTGCCAGTACTGCTTTTTATGATGAGGCGTGTGATATTCTTAACGAAGGTTTTGAAATTGGCCTAAACTGGAGAGATACTCTAGGTGATGATTTTAACTATTTTATAGGGGGTACATTTGCTAACAATAAAAACACAGTTCAAAATGTTAAACCTGCTTATGATGGTTATACAGGTGGTAGCTTAGCTAACGGTCAGATAACCAAAAGACTTACAGAAGGTCAGCCTATCTATTCATGGTGGATGTATGAGGCAGATGGTGTTTGGCAAACTCAGGAAGAGATTGATGCTAATCCGCATATTGCAGGAGCACAGCCGGGTCATTTAAAATATAAAGACCAAAATGGTGACGGAAGAATTGATGATGCCGATAAAAAGACTTTTGGTTCTTATATCCCTACCTTTACTTATGGTATCAACGTCGGATTCAATTACAAGAACATAGATTTTTCTGTTGATGGTTATGGCGTAGGCGGTAATAAAGTTTATAACGGACTTAAAGGTACGCGTATTGACGGAGGTGAAAACTTCCCTGTAGATATGTTTGACGGTCGTTGGACTGGTCCTGGTACTTCAAACTCTACACCGGGAGCAAACAGAGATTCAAGAGCTTCAAGCTACTATCTTGAAGATGGTGATTATTTCAGAATTAATAACATTACTGTAGGTTATACATTTAGAGAATTGTTTAAAGGTATAGAATCAGTAAGAGTATACGGTACGGCTCAAAACCCATTCCTGTTTACTAAATACAGCGGATTTACGCCGGAGATAAACAGTAATGGTTTACCGGGAGAAACTACGGGTATAGAGCTTTCTGCTTATCCTAACACTAAGAGTTTCATTTTTGGTGTATCACTAACATTATAA
- a CDS encoding RagB/SusD family nutrient uptake outer membrane protein — MKNQYRKIVCMFFAAAFLAGCSEDYLDVPSRENLETDQATPDALVIGIYGQLTEWDYAFSYLGITEILSDNSDKGSSPSDTGGDKQELDQLLFTSSSGSFGAMWSNWYKSIGRATAAIELTETYEGISDAHRSRLIGEAEFLRAYNYFFLVRGWGDVPLQHINLVDRVSKEEVYAYIEQDLLDAIDRLPQKSEYASEDLGRATKGAAQALLSKVYLYQEKWQEAYDMAQTVITSGQYGLEADYAVLWRASSENGTESIFEVQARGESVAHGVQQYSQTQGARGTSGWGWGFNTPSQNLLDAFNAEGDVIRRDATIIFAGETLFDGREVSASVENPMYNEKAYSSANAGDGDGDKNIRVLRLGEIYLIAAEAANELGNTGAALTNLNVVRERVDLDPVTGISGVALRQAIWKERRLELAFEHDRWFDLIRTGQAAAAMQANGKTFIVGTHELFPIPYNQLIQTPEMSQNPGY, encoded by the coding sequence ATGAAAAATCAATATAGAAAAATAGTTTGTATGTTTTTTGCAGCTGCATTTTTAGCTGGCTGTAGTGAAGATTATCTTGATGTACCGTCAAGAGAAAATCTTGAAACAGATCAGGCAACTCCCGATGCTCTTGTTATAGGTATATACGGGCAGCTTACAGAGTGGGATTACGCATTCTCTTATCTTGGAATAACAGAAATCTTATCTGACAATTCAGATAAAGGTAGTTCACCTTCTGATACAGGAGGAGATAAGCAGGAACTGGATCAGTTATTATTTACAAGTAGTTCAGGCTCTTTTGGAGCTATGTGGTCTAACTGGTATAAATCTATCGGTCGTGCTACGGCAGCTATCGAACTAACAGAGACTTATGAAGGGATAAGTGATGCTCACAGAAGCCGCTTAATAGGTGAGGCAGAGTTCTTAAGGGCATACAACTATTTCTTTCTTGTAAGAGGTTGGGGCGATGTGCCATTACAACATATAAATCTGGTAGATAGAGTTTCTAAAGAAGAGGTATATGCTTATATAGAACAGGACCTTTTAGACGCTATTGACAGATTACCACAAAAAAGTGAATACGCTTCTGAAGATTTAGGACGTGCTACTAAAGGTGCTGCACAGGCACTACTTTCTAAAGTATACTTATATCAGGAAAAATGGCAGGAAGCTTATGATATGGCTCAAACTGTAATTACTTCCGGTCAATATGGCCTTGAAGCAGACTATGCTGTGCTTTGGAGAGCCAGTAGCGAAAATGGTACAGAGTCTATATTTGAAGTACAGGCAAGAGGTGAATCTGTAGCTCACGGTGTACAACAATATTCGCAAACACAAGGTGCTCGTGGTACCAGTGGTTGGGGTTGGGGCTTTAATACGCCATCACAAAACCTTCTTGATGCATTTAATGCAGAAGGTGATGTTATCCGTAGAGATGCTACAATCATTTTTGCAGGTGAAACATTATTTGACGGACGTGAGGTAAGTGCATCGGTTGAAAACCCAATGTACAATGAAAAAGCTTATTCCAGCGCAAATGCAGGTGACGGAGACGGAGATAAAAACATCCGTGTATTAAGACTTGGTGAAATATACCTTATTGCTGCAGAGGCTGCAAACGAATTAGGTAATACAGGAGCTGCACTTACTAACCTGAATGTTGTGAGAGAGAGGGTAGATCTTGATCCTGTAACAGGAATATCAGGAGTTGCTCTTAGACAGGCAATTTGGAAAGAAAGAAGGCTTGAACTTGCTTTTGAGCACGACAGATGGTTTGACCTGATTAGAACAGGACAGGCTGCTGCAGCTATGCAGGCAAATGGTAAAACATTTATTGTAGGTACACACGAGTTATTCCCAATACCTTACAATCAGTTGATCCAAACTCCTGAAATGTCTCAAAACCCTGGTTATTAA